A genomic region of Candidatus Marimicrobium litorale contains the following coding sequences:
- a CDS encoding ShlB/FhaC/HecB family hemolysin secretion/activation protein, with product MAGCILKVSLGLFALLLSLSIGVYANDATSAAEQLRRIQQEQQQRQQQQFESDLKSAKPAPRMELAIPETIPLVEGEACQQVESITVEGVTLFSEAAILKIINPYEGRCLGVNDIQNVMTEVTAKYLLAGYLTTRVYLAAQDLSSGVLQLLVLEGYLEGVQVDEVRPGSVALYNVFPGKAGAPLNLRDIEQALENMNRLQSNNATMTVAPGEAVGGSVVTFHNQASRAWRASLSYDNSGVKSTGEEQAGLTVSADSPFLWNDFLSFTARQTTPYDRNDIGSRLLSLSYSVPFGYSRLSFNAADSKYYSPLKLPSGLRQQSSGESNNASLRFDHTAFRDRDSRWDLAATLTGRQSKSYLEKQLIEVSSRRLTVLDIDSTYRFLVAGGAASVNLGYSKGLDALGALDDPSGLPGFAPHAQFSKWRFGASYSRSFAFGTRVIAVSSQLMGQYANDVLYGSEMLLIGGLYTVRGFSENSLSGDNGYYLRNDLSMPMTLSVSNDWPLLIKPYVGLDYGRVKGRNSVAPKGDISGAAAGVTLASRGFNADVFAARAISKPGSFNGEGILVSFRVGYTF from the coding sequence ATGGCGGGCTGTATATTGAAAGTTAGTCTCGGTCTATTTGCATTGCTGCTGTCATTGTCGATCGGAGTTTATGCGAATGATGCGACTTCTGCGGCTGAGCAATTGCGCCGTATTCAGCAAGAGCAACAGCAACGTCAGCAGCAGCAATTTGAGAGTGATCTAAAAAGTGCCAAACCGGCCCCACGCATGGAGCTGGCTATTCCGGAAACCATACCGTTGGTTGAGGGCGAGGCCTGCCAGCAGGTGGAAAGCATTACCGTGGAAGGCGTCACACTATTCAGCGAAGCAGCAATTTTGAAGATTATCAACCCTTACGAGGGCCGTTGCTTGGGGGTGAATGACATTCAAAATGTGATGACCGAAGTGACGGCGAAGTATTTGTTGGCGGGTTACCTCACCACGCGGGTTTACTTGGCCGCACAAGACCTCAGTAGTGGTGTGTTGCAATTACTGGTGTTGGAAGGTTATTTAGAGGGGGTTCAAGTTGATGAAGTCCGGCCGGGCTCCGTCGCGCTTTACAACGTATTCCCCGGTAAAGCCGGCGCCCCGTTAAATTTGCGGGATATTGAACAAGCCCTGGAAAATATGAACCGGTTACAATCGAATAATGCCACCATGACCGTTGCCCCTGGTGAAGCGGTGGGCGGCAGTGTAGTGACTTTTCATAATCAAGCCAGCCGCGCCTGGCGTGCCAGCCTGAGTTACGATAATTCTGGGGTAAAATCCACCGGCGAAGAGCAAGCCGGCCTCACCGTCAGTGCTGATAGCCCGTTTCTCTGGAATGATTTTTTAAGCTTTACCGCCCGGCAAACCACCCCCTATGACCGTAATGATATTGGTTCTCGACTATTGTCATTGTCTTATTCTGTGCCGTTTGGCTATAGCCGGCTTTCTTTTAATGCTGCTGACTCAAAGTATTACAGCCCTCTGAAACTACCCAGCGGCCTGCGCCAGCAATCGTCGGGAGAAAGTAACAATGCATCATTGCGGTTTGATCATACGGCGTTTCGTGACCGCGATTCACGCTGGGATTTGGCCGCCACACTTACCGGTAGACAAAGCAAAAGTTATTTAGAAAAGCAGTTGATAGAGGTCAGTAGCCGGCGTCTAACTGTATTGGATATTGACAGTACTTACCGGTTTTTGGTTGCCGGGGGTGCCGCCAGCGTCAACCTCGGTTACAGCAAGGGTTTAGATGCATTGGGTGCCCTGGATGACCCTTCCGGGTTGCCCGGGTTTGCGCCCCACGCTCAGTTTTCCAAATGGCGGTTTGGAGCGAGCTATTCGAGGAGTTTTGCCTTCGGTACTCGGGTGATTGCGGTTTCCAGTCAACTCATGGGGCAATACGCCAATGACGTGTTATATGGTTCGGAGATGTTGCTCATCGGTGGCTTATATACCGTGCGAGGCTTTTCTGAAAATTCGCTGTCTGGCGATAATGGCTACTATCTGCGCAACGATTTATCAATGCCGATGACCTTGTCGGTGAGCAATGACTGGCCGCTGCTTATCAAGCCTTACGTGGGTTTGGATTACGGACGAGTGAAAGGCCGGAATAGCGTCGCTCCGAAGGGTGACATAAGCGGTGCAGCAGCCGGGGTCACGCTGGCCTCACGGGGCTTCAATGCCGATGTGTTTGCCGCCCGGGCTATTTCAAAACCCGGCAGTTTCAACGGTGAAGGCATATTAGTGTCGTTTCGAGTCGGTTACACGTTTTAA
- a CDS encoding AraC family transcriptional regulator → MHEVSKKSGTAAAPDRTPTISRLAYRPLFHALKLVGTNPQAFTDATGISHDLTSNFDELVSAVDYYAAWHAAIELTGQPLLGLICGANMHPGNMGALGYCMMNSPLTGDALRLLFRYRHMDNRSIDASLDEDGDDVVVSLKSPLMDPATVAPFMEMMASGYGRMFNQLTDFQVLHKYQYRAVHFAHTPRAEVAVYEKLLRCPVHFEQDACRVILDSGTLYEKVHQADPSVFDTLIHTISEATQFRPGQTTVAPGTDLIGAVHGYLHQHISAGLPESRAVAAALAMSLSTFKRRLQAHGLTYRELCRQFRIRQAQRLINANALSVSEVAFMLGFSSASAFSRAFKQWTGQAPTDYLSGELKTG, encoded by the coding sequence ATGCATGAAGTATCGAAGAAATCTGGGACTGCCGCCGCCCCCGATCGTACACCCACTATCTCACGCTTGGCTTACCGCCCGCTGTTCCACGCGTTGAAGCTCGTCGGCACCAACCCGCAGGCGTTTACCGACGCCACCGGCATCAGCCATGACCTCACCTCCAACTTTGACGAGCTGGTGTCCGCCGTAGACTACTATGCTGCCTGGCATGCAGCTATTGAACTGACGGGCCAACCGCTGCTGGGGTTGATTTGTGGTGCTAACATGCACCCGGGCAACATGGGCGCACTGGGCTATTGTATGATGAACAGCCCATTGACCGGCGACGCGCTGCGCCTGCTGTTTCGCTACCGCCACATGGACAACCGCAGCATCGACGCCTCCCTCGACGAGGACGGGGACGACGTGGTAGTGAGCCTGAAAAGCCCGCTGATGGACCCCGCCACAGTAGCACCGTTCATGGAGATGATGGCGAGCGGCTACGGGCGCATGTTCAACCAGCTGACCGATTTTCAGGTATTGCATAAATACCAGTACCGCGCCGTGCATTTTGCCCACACACCTCGCGCCGAGGTCGCCGTCTACGAAAAGCTGCTGCGCTGCCCGGTGCACTTTGAGCAGGACGCCTGCCGTGTAATACTGGACAGCGGCACCCTGTATGAGAAAGTGCATCAGGCCGACCCAAGCGTGTTCGACACACTCATTCACACTATTAGCGAGGCGACCCAGTTTCGCCCGGGGCAGACCACTGTTGCCCCGGGAACCGATCTGATTGGTGCCGTCCATGGCTATTTGCACCAGCACATCAGTGCCGGACTGCCTGAGTCACGCGCAGTGGCGGCGGCGCTGGCCATGAGCCTTAGCACTTTCAAACGCCGCCTGCAGGCGCACGGTTTGACCTACCGCGAGCTGTGCCGGCAATTTCGCATACGGCAGGCGCAGCGCTTGATAAACGCCAACGCACTGTCCGTCTCGGAGGTGGCCTTTATGCTGGGTTTTTCCAGCGCGTCGGCCTTTTCCCGCGCCTTCAAGCAGTGGACGGGGCAGGCGCCCACTGATTACCTCAGTGGTGAGCTAAAGACAGGTTAA
- a CDS encoding DUF1214 domain-containing protein, protein MKDVPMANNAFWSITVYDKDGYPQGEHFSLNSTFATENDEGETIVRFGGSPDQENYLEIYEGWNATFRIYSPQAEYFDGSWEVPSPQLVGN, encoded by the coding sequence GTGAAGGATGTGCCCATGGCCAATAACGCGTTCTGGTCGATTACGGTGTACGACAAAGACGGCTACCCCCAGGGCGAGCACTTTAGTCTGAACAGCACTTTTGCTACTGAGAACGACGAGGGAGAGACGATTGTGCGCTTTGGTGGCTCACCCGATCAGGAGAACTACCTCGAGATCTACGAGGGCTGGAACGCGACGTTCCGCATTTACTCGCCACAGGCCGAGTACTTTGATGGCAGCTGGGAAGTTCCTTCGCCCCAACTGGTGGGCAACTGA
- a CDS encoding glycosyltransferase family A protein, translated as MRVAVVTPYYQEDESTLWQCHNSVLTQGHPCEHIMVADGHPIAAINGWQCHHSTLPLSHNDNGNTPRTIGSLFAINQGFDAIAYLDADNWYQPNHIASLVKAHHEQAAPVCASERSLHRADGSLLPVSEPFDGIRHIDTSCLFLTRDAFNLCPLWAMMPSMLSPICDRLFYTALTGSNLKIAYTRLQTLAFRSQYACHYEYAGETAPPGAKADVTRDPIRQWNSLEDEQRQMYFRRMGFSFFLE; from the coding sequence GTGAGAGTTGCCGTAGTCACCCCATACTATCAGGAAGATGAATCGACTCTCTGGCAGTGCCATAACAGTGTGCTAACACAGGGGCACCCCTGCGAACACATCATGGTGGCTGATGGCCACCCAATAGCCGCTATCAATGGCTGGCAATGCCATCACAGCACGCTGCCCCTGAGCCACAATGACAACGGCAATACACCTCGAACCATCGGCTCACTCTTCGCTATTAATCAGGGCTTTGATGCCATTGCCTACCTCGATGCCGACAACTGGTATCAACCCAACCATATTGCCAGTTTGGTGAAGGCACACCACGAGCAAGCGGCTCCGGTATGCGCCAGTGAACGTTCCTTACACCGTGCGGACGGTAGCTTACTCCCGGTTAGCGAGCCGTTCGACGGTATTCGCCACATCGACACCAGCTGCCTGTTCCTGACCCGAGATGCATTTAACCTTTGTCCACTATGGGCCATGATGCCATCGATGCTGTCCCCCATCTGTGACAGGCTTTTTTACACCGCTCTGACCGGTAGTAATCTCAAGATCGCCTATACCCGATTGCAAACGCTTGCCTTTCGCAGTCAATACGCCTGTCACTACGAATATGCAGGAGAGACGGCGCCACCTGGTGCAAAGGCAGATGTAACCCGCGATCCCATTCGTCAATGGAATTCTCTGGAGGATGAGCAGCGCCAGATGTACTTCCGGCGCATGGGGTTCAGCTTTTTTCTGGAATAG
- a CDS encoding IS6 family transposase, with the protein MIAYAVWLYYRFNLSHRDIEDLLAERGIIVTRESIRLWCIKFGAIYTRRLKRKHRGYGDTFFIDKGFVKINGKQRYLWRALDQDGEVVDVYLQAKRNGAAAKRFFRRLLRSHGGEPRRIVTDKLRSYGVSHRELMSETIHSTSQYENNRAEQSHEATRVRERGMRRFKSMRQAQRFVTAHAAVQNLFNLGRHLVRAQHYRNLRVSAFNEWSRAVA; encoded by the coding sequence ATCATCGCCTACGCCGTCTGGCTCTACTATCGCTTCAACCTTAGTCACCGGGATATTGAAGATCTTCTCGCAGAGCGAGGCATCATTGTCACTCGGGAATCGATCCGCCTTTGGTGCATCAAGTTTGGCGCCATATACACTCGGAGATTGAAGCGGAAGCATCGGGGATACGGTGACACTTTCTTCATCGATAAAGGTTTCGTGAAGATCAACGGCAAACAGCGCTATCTGTGGCGGGCCTTAGACCAGGATGGCGAAGTAGTGGATGTATACCTGCAGGCTAAACGGAATGGAGCTGCTGCCAAGCGCTTCTTCAGGCGGTTGTTACGTAGTCATGGCGGCGAACCCAGGAGGATTGTGACTGACAAGTTGCGGAGCTATGGGGTCTCTCACCGGGAACTGATGTCTGAGACAATACACAGTACTAGTCAGTATGAGAACAATCGGGCAGAGCAATCCCATGAGGCGACCAGGGTGAGGGAGCGTGGAATGCGTCGCTTTAAATCGATGAGGCAGGCCCAGAGGTTCGTTACTGCACATGCCGCTGTTCAGAATCTATTCAATCTAGGAAGGCACTTGGTCAGAGCTCAGCACTACCGGAATCTGAGGGTAAGTGCGTTCAATGAATGGAGTAGGGCGGTTGCTTGA
- a CDS encoding uracil-xanthine permease family protein, which yields MANRPDELLYGLDDKPPTPILFLLSIQHIFLMSSTLVLPVVLVLEIGGTMDDVRIVVAMTMVAAGLGTIIQATRGPGIGSGLLCPNLCGPNFFAVSMEAAWLGGLPLMRGMTIAAGFVEMLLARFFHRLAFLFPPEITGVVVLMVAISIIPLGVSKFFGVNYSNEYIDTLNLSIAVLTLLVMIGANVIKGGKLKLYSVLLGLPFGYVLSFITGATSIDAFDQVKEAAWFGLPSFGSMMDISFSWSLLPAFIIVSICGALKTYGNLAMAESINDKNWQRPNVKRMGGGLMADACSITAAGLLGGMATDTSASNVSLSKASGATSRIIGFVAGLLFILLGFSPKLSGILAIMPMPVMGAILIFVVSFMIMAGIQIIIDSKPDAICVFVVGVSLTFGLSLQAMPELYALMPTWLRPIFSSALSFTGVLAIVLNQLLSFGQKRQL from the coding sequence TTGGCCAATAGACCTGATGAACTTCTTTATGGCTTAGATGATAAGCCCCCGACACCGATTCTTTTCTTACTTTCGATTCAACATATCTTTCTAATGTCGAGTACTTTAGTACTGCCTGTTGTATTAGTGCTAGAGATAGGCGGCACAATGGATGATGTGAGAATAGTTGTTGCGATGACGATGGTAGCCGCTGGATTAGGAACTATTATTCAGGCTACACGAGGTCCTGGTATTGGGTCGGGCTTATTGTGTCCCAACCTTTGTGGTCCTAATTTCTTTGCCGTATCTATGGAGGCCGCTTGGTTAGGTGGGTTGCCTTTGATGCGAGGGATGACTATAGCAGCAGGATTCGTGGAAATGCTATTAGCTCGGTTTTTTCACCGATTGGCTTTTCTATTTCCACCAGAAATAACAGGTGTTGTGGTGTTAATGGTTGCTATTAGCATCATACCTCTCGGTGTATCAAAATTTTTTGGTGTTAATTACAGTAATGAATATATCGATACACTCAATCTGTCCATTGCTGTCTTGACCTTGTTGGTGATGATTGGAGCCAATGTGATAAAAGGAGGTAAATTAAAACTCTATAGTGTGTTGCTAGGTTTGCCTTTCGGTTATGTATTGTCGTTTATAACCGGCGCAACATCCATCGATGCTTTTGATCAAGTAAAGGAGGCCGCTTGGTTTGGCTTGCCTTCTTTTGGCTCCATGATGGATATTTCCTTTAGTTGGTCTCTACTGCCAGCATTTATTATCGTTTCCATTTGCGGAGCCCTAAAGACCTATGGAAATTTGGCTATGGCTGAAAGCATCAATGATAAAAATTGGCAGCGGCCCAATGTCAAGCGTATGGGTGGCGGTTTGATGGCGGATGCATGCTCTATCACTGCAGCTGGTTTATTGGGTGGCATGGCGACAGACACCTCTGCCAGTAATGTTTCCCTAAGTAAGGCTTCTGGTGCTACAAGTCGTATTATCGGATTTGTTGCTGGCTTGCTGTTTATTCTGTTGGGGTTCTCGCCAAAATTGAGTGGCATATTGGCAATTATGCCAATGCCTGTCATGGGCGCGATCTTAATTTTTGTCGTGAGCTTTATGATTATGGCAGGCATACAAATTATTATTGATTCGAAGCCAGACGCAATTTGTGTGTTTGTGGTTGGCGTTTCATTGACTTTTGGTTTGAGTTTACAGGCAATGCCAGAACTGTATGCGCTGATGCCTACTTGGTTGAGGCCAATTTTTAGTTCTGCGCTTAGTTTTACGGGCGTGCTTGCCATCGTGCTAAATCAATTATTAAGCTTTGGCCAAAAAAGGCAGTTGTGA
- a CDS encoding cache domain-containing protein, protein MFLGLSLPKTVFLKTFWLVLISAMMLDVESIAEEFHEEIVYQYSDTQRLVKLVNAAAELLSTMGEAAFEDFSKEGSRWYYGQYYLFVYSPESICLFHPVQPDLVGKDMKDFRDINGKPVVELITNVGEQSSGKASDWVFYKWPDKDELLPHWKGAYIRKVAGPDGKVYFVGSGAYNLKTERSVVEHRVQMAAELLEAKGKNYAFKQFRSSATPYSFLDAYVFVVDLQGRTIFDPAYPTLEGRSVLPFQDAIGKFPVKKLLKELEHKDQARLQYLWRNPGVFEMTRKSIYAKKVKVGDQTLIVGSDYFLATPIWM, encoded by the coding sequence ATGTTTCTAGGTCTTTCCCTCCCAAAAACAGTATTCCTCAAGACTTTTTGGCTAGTGCTTATATCCGCCATGATGCTAGATGTTGAAAGCATTGCAGAAGAATTTCATGAAGAAATTGTATATCAATATAGTGATACACAGCGCCTTGTAAAATTGGTTAATGCTGCTGCTGAATTATTGTCAACGATGGGTGAGGCGGCCTTCGAAGATTTTTCTAAAGAAGGTTCTCGTTGGTATTATGGGCAGTATTATCTCTTTGTTTACAGTCCTGAAAGTATTTGTCTTTTTCATCCTGTGCAGCCTGATCTGGTGGGAAAAGATATGAAAGATTTTCGTGATATAAATGGTAAGCCTGTTGTCGAGCTAATAACGAATGTGGGAGAGCAATCTTCAGGGAAGGCAAGCGATTGGGTTTTTTATAAATGGCCTGACAAAGATGAGTTGCTTCCCCATTGGAAAGGCGCCTATATACGTAAAGTGGCCGGGCCAGATGGAAAGGTTTATTTTGTTGGTAGTGGGGCATACAACTTAAAGACGGAGCGTTCAGTGGTTGAGCATCGTGTTCAAATGGCAGCAGAGCTTTTGGAAGCGAAGGGAAAAAATTATGCTTTTAAACAGTTTCGTAGCAGCGCAACCCCATATTCTTTCCTCGATGCATATGTGTTTGTAGTTGACTTGCAGGGCCGTACAATATTTGATCCGGCTTATCCTACCTTGGAAGGACGTAGTGTTTTACCTTTTCAAGATGCTATTGGGAAATTTCCGGTCAAAAAACTATTAAAAGAACTGGAACATAAGGATCAGGCACGTTTGCAGTATCTTTGGCGAAATCCGGGCGTATTTGAAATGACTCGTAAGTCTATTTATGCCAAAAAAGTTAAAGTGGGGGATCAAACCTTAATTGTTGGCTCAGACTACTTTCTAGCAACCCCGATCTGGATGTAA
- a CDS encoding DUF1254 domain-containing protein, whose product MSVLIRNTLLQRCIRSGTILALGGALMVAQQITLADDQCPAPALSVKESPITRVDEQNYSLAESQVIFADYVRKIAAATCGGGVGQLMHLRNTPDPTDRTILRINFDTIYSFLILDLTTPAIITLPETNGRYQSAEVLDEEHYIPFIFQQPGTYELTQENVGGQYAIVIFRTQVAMGDEEDLKAVHELQDQIQVEQDAPGSYVASDAWDMDEILTMRKAYQTRAVRDKVPSEEMASARGEITHDMHNFGPAVGWGGLTKEGAIYLFIDNEPSDPQTLTVKDVPMANNAFWSITVYDKDGYPQGEHFSLNSTFATENDEGETIVRFGGSPDQENYLEIYEGWNATFRIYSPQAEYFDGSWEVPSPQLVGN is encoded by the coding sequence ATGTCCGTACTCATCCGTAACACTCTTCTACAACGCTGCATTCGCTCCGGCACAATACTGGCTCTAGGGGGCGCGCTTATGGTCGCTCAGCAGATCACACTGGCTGACGACCAATGTCCTGCCCCAGCGCTCTCGGTTAAAGAAAGCCCCATTACCAGAGTGGATGAGCAGAACTACTCGCTGGCCGAGAGCCAGGTCATTTTTGCCGACTACGTGCGCAAGATCGCCGCTGCCACCTGCGGCGGCGGCGTGGGCCAACTCATGCACCTGCGCAATACTCCCGACCCCACTGATCGCACCATTTTGCGCATCAACTTTGACACCATCTATTCGTTTTTGATTCTGGACCTCACCACGCCGGCGATCATCACCCTGCCCGAGACCAACGGCCGCTATCAAAGCGCCGAGGTATTGGACGAAGAGCACTACATTCCGTTTATTTTTCAGCAGCCCGGCACCTATGAACTCACTCAGGAGAACGTGGGCGGGCAGTACGCGATTGTGATCTTTCGCACTCAGGTGGCCATGGGTGATGAGGAAGACTTGAAAGCCGTGCATGAGCTGCAGGATCAGATCCAGGTGGAACAAGACGCACCGGGGAGCTACGTCGCCAGCGACGCCTGGGATATGGACGAAATCCTGACCATGCGCAAAGCCTACCAGACCCGCGCGGTGCGCGATAAAGTGCCCTCGGAAGAGATGGCCAGCGCTCGCGGCGAGATCACTCACGATATGCACAACTTTGGCCCCGCCGTCGGCTGGGGTGGCCTGACCAAGGAAGGCGCGATCTACCTGTTTATCGATAACGAACCGAGCGACCCCCAAACCCTTACGGTGAAGGATGTGCCCATGGCCAATAACGCGTTCTGGTCGATTACGGTGTACGACAAAGACGGCTACCCCCAAGGCGAGCACTTTAGTCTGAACAGCACTTTTGCTACTGAGAACGACGAGGGAGAGACGATTGTGCGCTTTGGTGGCTCACCCGATCAGGAGAACTACCTCGAGATCTACGAGGGCTGGAACGCGACGTTCCGCATTTACTCGCCACAGGCCGAGTACTTTGATGGCAGCTGGGAAGTTCCTTCGCCCCAACTGGTGGGCAACTGA
- a CDS encoding FAD-dependent oxidoreductase, producing MTQRHVAILGAGATGCCAALEVAARGHRVTLYERQEQPVREASYANEGKIHLGYIYAKDTSHRTARTMIDGSLVFESYLQRWLDYRAEDSLSTPFYYGIHRGSLQNVDQLLAHYQLCTDYCNERSRALGLNYLGQGGTYHRRVAERNFPKDINPEYIPHLIETGEYAVDPRVVAEKLRAAIEEHPRIDFRSDHEVLAVEARRQGDFRIELKHAGAVTDEWFKQVVNTTWYRRLPLDRPLGITPPAKWSHRYKFANRITIPLAAADLPSLTCVQGPFGDLVNFGDRGFFLSWYPTGRTGMSTEETPPEWDRDYSDEQRREVFQRSYDAWALRCPALDKLDFGRSDIDPVGGVIYALGTTDVDEQSSKLHDRFEIGIQSQGHYHSVDTGKYTLAPHWGVAIADRVEGLA from the coding sequence ATGACACAACGCCATGTTGCGATTCTCGGGGCTGGTGCCACCGGCTGTTGCGCAGCACTGGAAGTTGCCGCCCGCGGTCACAGGGTCACACTGTACGAACGACAGGAACAGCCAGTGCGAGAGGCCAGCTATGCCAACGAGGGCAAGATTCATCTAGGCTATATCTACGCCAAGGATACCAGCCATCGAACAGCTCGTACCATGATCGACGGTTCGTTGGTGTTCGAGAGCTACCTGCAACGCTGGCTCGATTATCGCGCCGAAGACAGCCTGTCGACCCCCTTCTATTACGGCATTCACAGGGGGTCACTACAAAATGTCGATCAATTACTGGCCCATTACCAGTTATGCACCGACTACTGTAACGAACGATCGCGTGCACTCGGGCTAAACTACCTGGGCCAGGGGGGCACTTATCACCGCCGAGTCGCCGAGCGTAATTTCCCCAAAGACATAAACCCCGAGTATATTCCGCACCTTATCGAGACCGGTGAGTACGCGGTGGACCCCAGGGTGGTGGCGGAAAAATTGCGGGCGGCTATCGAAGAACACCCGCGCATTGATTTTCGCTCGGATCATGAAGTGTTGGCTGTCGAGGCTCGGCGGCAAGGCGACTTCAGGATTGAATTGAAGCACGCCGGTGCCGTGACCGACGAGTGGTTTAAACAGGTGGTCAATACAACCTGGTATCGACGCCTGCCGCTGGACCGCCCACTGGGCATCACCCCACCAGCAAAATGGTCACACCGCTACAAGTTTGCAAATCGCATCACTATTCCCCTTGCAGCGGCAGATCTGCCGTCACTCACCTGCGTACAGGGCCCTTTCGGTGACCTGGTCAATTTCGGTGACCGCGGCTTTTTTCTGTCCTGGTATCCCACTGGCCGCACCGGTATGTCTACCGAAGAGACGCCCCCGGAGTGGGACCGAGACTATAGTGATGAGCAACGCCGGGAAGTTTTCCAGCGCAGCTATGACGCTTGGGCGCTGCGCTGCCCGGCGCTGGACAAACTGGACTTCGGTAGGTCAGATATCGACCCGGTGGGCGGCGTGATCTATGCCTTGGGGACTACTGATGTGGACGAGCAGAGCAGTAAGCTACATGACCGCTTCGAAATTGGCATCCAGAGCCAGGGCCATTATCACAGTGTCGATACGGGCAAGTACACCCTGGCGCCGCACTGGGGCGTTGCCATCGCCGACAGGGTCGAGGGGCTGGCATGA
- a CDS encoding glycosyltransferase family 2 protein, which produces MMEQPLVSIILATYNCSHILRYAIDSVRGNAFQDWELVIVGDHCTDDSAECVAAYNDPRLQFYNLAQNSGQQATPNNFGLTKVRGDYLAYLNHDDLYMPWHLERMLASSQAHPDSIILTGLVNIVVNDGEETGDNLTYREGGATARRPHFTPSRWHVASGWFMPTALARRAGPWQMECETVVTPSQDWLFRAWRSGIPVHCETDVSIITIATGKRANFYRKRRDAEHRYVYEQFVISSRRHQELLDRARQKSVDEEQYWRRRLRRLYEHIVGRALSALGIHPNTLELRLRYGGPGAMIRQWQRRTGNSV; this is translated from the coding sequence ATGATGGAGCAGCCGCTGGTGTCGATCATCCTGGCCACCTATAACTGCAGCCATATCCTCAGATACGCCATCGACAGCGTCCGCGGCAATGCCTTTCAGGACTGGGAGTTAGTCATTGTCGGCGATCACTGCACCGACGATTCCGCTGAGTGCGTAGCAGCCTACAACGATCCGCGCCTGCAGTTTTACAATCTCGCACAAAACAGCGGCCAGCAAGCTACCCCCAACAATTTTGGACTTACCAAGGTGCGCGGTGACTACTTGGCTTACCTAAACCATGATGATCTGTACATGCCCTGGCACCTGGAAAGGATGCTGGCTTCGTCACAGGCGCACCCCGACAGTATTATCCTGACGGGCCTCGTCAATATCGTGGTGAATGATGGGGAAGAAACCGGTGATAATCTAACCTATCGGGAAGGCGGCGCCACTGCGCGCAGACCGCACTTTACACCCAGTCGCTGGCACGTAGCCTCGGGCTGGTTCATGCCCACGGCCCTGGCTCGCCGCGCGGGCCCGTGGCAGATGGAGTGTGAAACAGTGGTGACGCCTTCCCAGGACTGGCTGTTCCGGGCCTGGCGCTCGGGCATCCCCGTACACTGTGAAACCGACGTATCAATCATCACAATCGCCACTGGCAAGCGCGCCAATTTCTATCGCAAGCGCCGCGACGCTGAGCACCGCTACGTCTACGAGCAGTTTGTCATATCCTCGAGGCGGCACCAGGAACTACTCGATCGGGCCCGACAGAAATCCGTCGACGAAGAGCAGTACTGGCGTCGACGACTGCGCCGGCTCTATGAGCACATCGTGGGCAGAGCACTTAGTGCTTTGGGCATACATCCGAACACACTTGAGTTGCGACTCCGTTATGGGGGCCCAGGCGCTATGATTCGCCAATGGCAACGGCGCACCGGGAATAGCGTCTAG